From Hermetia illucens chromosome 6, iHerIll2.2.curated.20191125, whole genome shotgun sequence, one genomic window encodes:
- the LOC119659985 gene encoding BTB/POZ domain-containing protein KCTD12 has protein sequence MASDSESKEIIELNVGGVHYTTTFATLLTDKNSLLYEIFSDAKSNGIKDSKGRYFLDRDGVLFRYILDFLRDKQIHLPEGFRERARLRKEAEHFRLDSMVECMQQERDARPSGSITIGYRGSFQFGKDGLADVKFRKLSRLLVCGRVALCRDVFGDTLNESRDPDHGGPDRYTSRFFLKHCFIEQAFDMLHEQGFRMAGSCGSGTAGSVAEPKPGVDAEENRWNHYNEFVFVRD, from the coding sequence ATGGCCAGCGATAGTGAGTCCAAGGAAATTATCGAGCTCAATGTCGGCGGCGTGCACTACACGACCACCTTCGCCACGCTCCTCACTGATAAGAACTCGCTCCTCTacgaaatattttccgatgcaaaaTCGAACGGAATTAAGGATAGCAAAGGAAGGTACTTCCTCGACCGGGACGGGGTGCTTTTTCGATACATATTGGACTTCCTGCGAGATAAACAAATTCACCTTCCGGAAGGATTTCGGGAGCGCGCACGTTTGAGGAAGGAAGCAGAACATTTCCGTCTGGACTCGATGGTCGAGTGCATGCAACAAGAGCGTGATGCTAGGCCGAGTGGATCAATTACGATCGGATATCGGGGGAGCTTCCAGTTCGGCAAGGACGGTCTGGCGGACGTGAAATTCCGAAAACTCTCCAGACTCCTGGTCTGCGGAAGAGTGGCTCTGTGCCGTGATGTGTTCGGCGACACCTTGAATGAATCCCGAGATCCTGACCACGGCGGTCCGGATCGCTACACGTCCCGCTTCTTCCTCAAGCACTGCTTCATCGAGCAGGCATTCGACATGCTGCACGAGCAAGGATTTCGTATGGCCGGAAGCTGTGGCTCAGGAACAGCTGGGTCAGTGGCCGAACCCAAGCCTGGTGTCGATGCTGAGGAGAATCGCTGGAATCATTACAATGAATTCGTTTTCGTCCGCGACTAA